One Halostella limicola genomic window carries:
- a CDS encoding Rieske (2Fe-2S) protein, producing the protein MASHVVASADELGPGERKVVQVEGREVGVFNVDGEYYAYSNWCAHQSGPVCEGSVTGTYEATFDRDTLEYELEWSEEGHILNCPWHGWEYDVRDGECLSREKVRLPSYPVTVTDGEIVVEL; encoded by the coding sequence ATGGCGAGCCACGTCGTCGCGTCAGCAGACGAACTGGGTCCCGGCGAGCGGAAGGTCGTACAGGTCGAGGGCCGCGAAGTCGGCGTGTTCAACGTCGATGGGGAGTACTACGCCTACAGCAACTGGTGTGCGCATCAGTCCGGGCCGGTCTGCGAGGGCTCCGTCACGGGGACGTACGAGGCCACGTTCGACCGCGACACGCTCGAGTACGAACTAGAGTGGAGCGAGGAAGGGCACATCCTGAACTGCCCGTGGCACGGCTGGGAGTACGACGTCCGAGACGGCGAGTGCCTCTCCCGCGAAAAGGTCCGGCTTCCGTCGTACCCGGTAACCGTCACCGACGGGGAGATCGTCGTAGAACTGTAG
- a CDS encoding Rossmann-fold NAD(P)-binding domain-containing protein produces MATRTVERPGSISTAMPYVRAGVTSDPDRPDDLPEWWAENQRIREELNLPPYRPPRFEDGTYTHEVTSRLEEEYDCSIRFASVNPRYPEDWSIEVDGRAVASIGRHRDENGNTVYETTTSEFEELFEKAMRKRSGD; encoded by the coding sequence ATGGCAACTCGGACGGTCGAACGACCGGGAAGTATTTCGACGGCGATGCCGTACGTCCGCGCAGGCGTGACGTCCGACCCCGACAGACCGGACGATCTCCCCGAGTGGTGGGCGGAGAACCAGCGAATACGCGAGGAGCTGAACCTGCCACCGTACCGCCCGCCGCGTTTCGAAGACGGGACGTACACGCACGAGGTCACCTCCAGACTGGAGGAGGAGTACGACTGCTCGATCCGGTTCGCGAGCGTCAATCCCCGGTATCCGGAGGACTGGTCGATCGAGGTCGACGGCCGCGCGGTCGCGAGCATTGGTCGGCACCGGGACGAGAACGGGAACACCGTCTACGAGACGACTACGTCCGAGTTCGAAGAGCTGTTTGAGAAGGCGATGCGGAAACGCTCCGGGGACTGA
- a CDS encoding sulfite exporter TauE/SafE family protein — MLNVPFDLPLQVLLVLIALFSGIGITTIGPGGIFVTIALYSLTPLSSNMVAGTAHSTFIATGLVGTAAYVHSGEMKTGEGRVMAIILSLSSIVGALIGAYVNSFVPRSVFGVLLGTVAMATGVTIVYRERRGLSPMYRLDATIRQGQVVLGLLGFVLGIASGLLGVGGPVIAVPALVLVGIPMLLAVAVAQVQSIFIAVFATTGYLTQGNVSVPVAVLVGIPLLVGVVAGWKVAHLIDPNRLKVALGIVLFAVGPYLAL, encoded by the coding sequence ATGTTGAACGTCCCGTTCGATCTCCCGCTACAGGTATTGCTCGTCCTGATCGCGTTGTTCTCCGGGATCGGAATCACGACCATCGGGCCAGGCGGGATCTTCGTGACGATCGCCCTGTACTCGCTGACGCCGTTGTCGTCGAACATGGTCGCGGGAACCGCGCACTCGACGTTCATCGCGACGGGACTGGTCGGGACCGCGGCGTACGTCCACTCCGGCGAGATGAAGACGGGGGAGGGTCGCGTCATGGCGATCATCCTCAGCCTTTCGAGCATCGTCGGTGCGCTGATCGGCGCGTACGTGAACTCCTTCGTCCCGCGGTCGGTCTTCGGAGTTCTGCTCGGTACCGTCGCAATGGCGACTGGCGTCACCATCGTCTATCGCGAGCGGCGCGGTCTCAGCCCGATGTATCGACTGGACGCCACGATCCGCCAGGGACAGGTCGTCCTCGGTCTCCTCGGTTTCGTCCTGGGCATCGCTAGCGGGCTGCTCGGCGTCGGCGGTCCCGTGATCGCGGTTCCCGCGCTCGTCCTGGTCGGCATCCCGATGCTGTTGGCCGTCGCCGTCGCGCAAGTCCAGTCGATCTTCATCGCCGTGTTCGCGACGACGGGGTATCTCACGCAGGGGAACGTCTCCGTCCCGGTCGCCGTGCTCGTCGGCATCCCGCTTCTCGTCGGCGTCGTCGCCGGCTGGAAGGTCGCCCACCTGATCGACCCGAACCGATTGAAAGTCGCGCTCGGGATCGTGCTGTTCGCGGTGGGGCCGTATCTCGCGCTGTGA
- a CDS encoding sulfite exporter TauE/SafE family protein, whose protein sequence is MLSVATPELILLLVVIALVSGVGCTTLGPGGIFVTIALYLLTPLSSAAVAGTAHVTFIAVGAVGAVGYARSGELTEGDGYVLAVILSATSILGAIAGAHLNAYVSRRLFGVILGIVSAVTGLVLLHRERNELDSVVAVDPHTLKGKTAFGSLGVALGVTAGLVGVGGPVFAVPALVLLGVPMLLALAIAQVQAIFISGFATVGYLTRDAVSVPYALITGVPLVFGAALGWLIAHRVDPERLKVGLGIVLIVVGAYLVL, encoded by the coding sequence ATGCTTTCCGTTGCCACGCCCGAACTGATACTCCTCCTGGTCGTTATCGCGCTCGTCTCCGGCGTCGGCTGTACGACGCTCGGACCGGGCGGGATCTTCGTGACGATCGCTCTGTACCTGCTGACACCGCTGTCTTCGGCGGCGGTTGCCGGCACGGCACACGTGACGTTCATCGCGGTCGGTGCGGTCGGCGCGGTCGGCTACGCTCGATCGGGAGAACTGACCGAGGGCGACGGGTACGTACTGGCGGTGATACTCAGCGCAACGAGCATCCTGGGAGCGATCGCCGGCGCGCACCTGAACGCGTACGTCTCGCGGCGACTGTTCGGCGTCATCCTCGGCATCGTTTCCGCAGTCACCGGTCTCGTCCTGCTCCATCGTGAGCGAAACGAGTTAGATTCGGTCGTTGCAGTTGACCCGCACACCCTCAAGGGGAAGACAGCGTTCGGTTCGCTGGGCGTCGCGCTCGGCGTTACTGCGGGACTCGTCGGCGTCGGTGGACCGGTGTTCGCGGTTCCAGCGCTCGTGCTGCTCGGCGTCCCGATGCTACTCGCGCTGGCGATCGCTCAGGTGCAGGCGATCTTCATCTCCGGCTTCGCGACCGTCGGATACCTCACACGAGACGCCGTGTCGGTCCCGTACGCCCTGATCACCGGCGTGCCGCTCGTCTTCGGGGCGGCGCTGGGGTGGTTGATCGCCCACCGCGTGGATCCCGAGCGTCTGAAGGTGGGGCTCGGTATCGTCTTGATCGTCGTCGGCGCATACCTCGTTCTGTGA